GTGCTCATGTTTGATGCTACACCACAAGGTCTGTTCCTGAACTCATCGGCAAATGGCTGACAAGGGAGGTATATGCCCTTCGGATATCGAAGGAGGGCATCATCTGCTCCCTTCTGATGAGAGCGACCAAGACAGCGACGACGAGGCAGGGCACTCGCCGCACGATCCCAGCTGCGAAATAAGCGCATCTCCGGAGCCTTGCAGGAAATCCTGCGTCTCGGTCTCGGACGGCTCGCTGGAGGGCGACCTAGAGAGCGGGATTTCTGAGAGTAAGACGGCGAGTCCGGAGAGAGGTGGGAGCGATTGCCGGATTTGTCATCTCAGCCTGGAGAAGGCATCTCCGGATGCGGGTGCGCCGATCGAGTTGGGGTGTTGTTGCAAGGACGACCTGGCTGCTGCCCACAAGCGATGCGCTGAGACGTGGTTTAAGATCAAGGGAAACAAGTAAGCGTTATAACATAAATGATCTCaacgttttcttgttctttttctccGTATATTCTGAATCATCGACAGAATGCAATAGTAAGTAGGAATTCTTGTTTGGACTGTTAGAGGGAGAAAAGCATAACATCACAGAACTATGTAAATTACTACTGGTAAACCGATGTTATTCCTAAGCCGTGGCCAGAAACCATTGCGTGGGAACAAATTTCTGAAGGTATTCAAATTTAGGGAAGACTTGAATTAATTATAAGAGTCTAATGATGAATGTAAGCATCGTAAACTAGTAGTTTAGACATATTAAAAGTCAGTCTGTCACCTATACAAACTATCAATCTCAATGGTTTAGATTTATTATTGTTTCAGGTCAATGTTGGGTTTCATAAGAAATTTGATTATTTTATTGCCCAGCATATAGCTGTTTTGTTCCTCGTCATTTCCAAGCTCTAGATGTAGGAGCAGAACTCTGTGCATTACATCAAAGAAAGATGTTGCCTTGGTGATCTAGGGACAGTCTTTTTATCTTTAGATATATAGATAGATACTGTTCGGTGACTTGAATCCTGGTTTCCACGTCTCAAAATGACAATCTTTTTATCTAGGGACAGTCTTTTTATCTttagatatatagatatatagataGTACCAACGTCCGTCCGTCCGTCCTCCCCCTCCATCTTACAAATACTTTAAGTGCCTTTGCATTTGGTATACTTTCTCTGTTTTTGGTTTGTTGTGGTATTGTTTAACGAACCAGTTGTGTTTCTCCATAGAGACTCAGATGTTTCAGCCAAAATAGACTGATTTTGACAGACAAAGAAGCTACAACATGGTTTTAGTTTCAGCTTTTGAATGGTTTCACCTCACCGAGCTGGCTACCAAACCTGCTGAAGCTAATAAGAACTCAAGTTTCAAAGGGTTTTGTTTCTCTGATGAGATGAACACTTTTTACTTCTTTTGTTGATTGTGCGCTTCTTGAAATCTGACTTCACAAACTATTAGAATGCTGCTGTGATGCATAAAACCAACCTATTATTGGGTTGTTACTGTTTGTCACTTGTTGAAAGCTGACATTAGAAAGTTTGTGTTTTCTTTCTTGATTTCACAAACTATTAGAATCCTGTGATGCATGACAATTGCCAGGTTGTTGCATCGCAAAGTGGCTTTCATGTTTGGTCTCAAGCCTTGAAGCTGGTTTTACTTCCACCATGGAGATCTTTGTTCTTCCTTTTGTTTCTGTCTGCAGGACATGTGAGGTTTGCGGCTCGATCGCGAAGAATGTGGTGGGTTCAGGCGAGACCGAACCCACCGAGCACTGGAACGAAGCTGCTACTGCATCTCCACcaccttcatcatcatcatcagaaacACAGAGCTCTTGGCAGGGCCACCGGTTTCTCAACTTGCTGCTTGCGTGCCTGGTGTTTGCCTTTGTCATCTCCTGGCTATTTCATTTCAATGCTCCAGGCTGAAAGTTGACACCAAGTTTTCACCAGACACGAGTTCTTGCAGTGAGATATCGAACCGAACCTATAAGAAGTCGCATGATCTATTGCTTGCTAATCAGTGAGTTTTGCTGCGTGTGTTAAGTTGCACAGGCATACATACCTGTCTTCTTCTTTACGTGTACATTTGTGTGTTGGTCTTTTTCTTCCACACACACATATTACTAGTTTGTTGCAACAACAAAACATCAGTGAGTTGTGCATTTATTTGAGTGTTAAAACAGGCACAAGTGCCTTTACATGTACATTTACTATGTATTCTCTatcttccacacacacacacacacacacacgtgtgCCTACTGCAACCTTGATAGGCTCTAAAGCTGCCACATCTTTAAAGACCATAAGTTGTTGACCTTTGATGTATCAACCAGAAGACACTGTGCTCAGAAAATATTTTAGTTGTTGATAAATGGTAATTGTCAACAGAGAGACTAAATGTGATCTTATTGTGAATTTAGTCCAATTTTCTTTCACATTTGATGTGAGAATAAATTGAGATATTACAATaagatttttaattaattaaccaATTAATTTGATAGGCAtaactcaaaatatttaatttcaagtTAATAGTTGTGGACTCCCTCATAGCCCTCTCAATGATAtcagattatttttctttttttccttttcatatccATCCAATATAAGACAATTAGGATCtcataaaaatgatataataacaATCTCTTAGTTCTACGTTGGCAAATGGTGTGATCTTACATGTGGAGAAGAAAGTAACAAACAAATAACTATGACAATGATATGACAAAGCA
The window above is part of the Musa acuminata AAA Group cultivar baxijiao chromosome BXJ2-6, Cavendish_Baxijiao_AAA, whole genome shotgun sequence genome. Proteins encoded here:
- the LOC135613936 gene encoding uncharacterized protein LOC135613936, encoding MADKGGICPSDIEGGHHLLPSDESDQDSDDEAGHSPHDPSCEISASPEPCRKSCVSVSDGSLEGDLESGISESKTASPERGGSDCRICHLSLEKASPDAGAPIELGCCCKDDLAAAHKRCAETWFKIKGNKTCEVCGSIAKNVVGSGETEPTEHWNEAATASPPPSSSSSETQSSWQGHRFLNLLLACLVFAFVISWLFHFNAPG